Proteins from a genomic interval of Chionomys nivalis chromosome 7, mChiNiv1.1, whole genome shotgun sequence:
- the LOC130878203 gene encoding neuferricin isoform X1, with the protein MLRLCGLGVVLSLVAAAAAVMAVWLMDWLGPEGPPSGLRLFAPEELARYRGGPGDPGLYLALLGRVYDVSSGRRHYEPGAHYSGFAGRDASRAFVTGDYSEAGLVDDVTGLSSSEILMLHNWLSFYEKNYVFVGRLVGRFYREDGLPTSELTQVEAMVTKGMEANEQQQREKHKFPPCNAEWSSAKGSRVWCSQKSGGVNRDWIGVPRKMYKPGAKEPHCVCVRTTGPPSDQQDNPRHSNRGDLDNPNLEEYTGCSPLAMVCSFPL; encoded by the exons ATGCTCAGGCTATGTGGGCTTGGCGTGGTGCTGAGCCTGgtcgcggcggcggcggcggtcaTGGCCGTGTGGTTGATGGACTGGTTGGGTCCAGAGGGTCCCCCCTCTGGCCTTCGCCTCTTCGCACCCGAGGAGCTAGCCCGCTATCGCGGCGGCCCAGGGGACCCGGGTCTGTACTTGGCGTTGCTCGGCCGCGTCTACGACGTGTCCTCAGGCCGGAGGCACTACGAACCTGGGGCGCACTATAGCGGCTTCGCAG GCCGGGATGCATCCAGAGCCTTTGTGACAGGAGACTATTCTGAAGCTGGCCTCGTGGATGATGTCACTGGCTTGTCCTCCTCTGAGATACTGATGCTTCACAATTGGCTTTCATTCTACGAGAAAAATTACGTATTTGTCG GGAGATTGGTAGGAAGGTTCTACAGAGAGGATGGGCTTCCCACTTCAGAATTAACACAGGTAGAGGCCATGGTAACTAAAGGCATGGAAGCAAATGAACAGCAACAGAGAGAAAAGCACAAGTTCCCTCCATGTAATGCCGAATGGAGCTCCGCCAAGGGTAGCCGGGTCTGGTGCTCCCAAAAGAG TGGAGGTGTGAACAGAGACTGGATTGGTGTCCCCAGGAAGATGTATAAGCCAGGGGCCAAAgagccccactgtgtgtgtgtgagaacaaCTGGCCCCCCAAGTGACCAGCAAGACAACCCTAGACACTCAAATCGTGGGGACTTGGACAATCCCAACTTGGAAGAATACACAGGCTGCTCACCTCTGGCCATGGTGTGTTCCTTCCCGCTCTGA
- the LOC130878203 gene encoding neuferricin isoform X2 has protein sequence MLRLCGLGVVLSLVAAAAAVMAVWLMDWLGPEGPPSGLRLFAPEELARYRGGPGDPGLYLALLGRVYDVSSGRRHYEPGAHYSGFAGRLVGRFYREDGLPTSELTQVEAMVTKGMEANEQQQREKHKFPPCNAEWSSAKGSRVWCSQKSGGVNRDWIGVPRKMYKPGAKEPHCVCVRTTGPPSDQQDNPRHSNRGDLDNPNLEEYTGCSPLAMVCSFPL, from the exons ATGCTCAGGCTATGTGGGCTTGGCGTGGTGCTGAGCCTGgtcgcggcggcggcggcggtcaTGGCCGTGTGGTTGATGGACTGGTTGGGTCCAGAGGGTCCCCCCTCTGGCCTTCGCCTCTTCGCACCCGAGGAGCTAGCCCGCTATCGCGGCGGCCCAGGGGACCCGGGTCTGTACTTGGCGTTGCTCGGCCGCGTCTACGACGTGTCCTCAGGCCGGAGGCACTACGAACCTGGGGCGCACTATAGCGGCTTCGCAG GGAGATTGGTAGGAAGGTTCTACAGAGAGGATGGGCTTCCCACTTCAGAATTAACACAGGTAGAGGCCATGGTAACTAAAGGCATGGAAGCAAATGAACAGCAACAGAGAGAAAAGCACAAGTTCCCTCCATGTAATGCCGAATGGAGCTCCGCCAAGGGTAGCCGGGTCTGGTGCTCCCAAAAGAG TGGAGGTGTGAACAGAGACTGGATTGGTGTCCCCAGGAAGATGTATAAGCCAGGGGCCAAAgagccccactgtgtgtgtgtgagaacaaCTGGCCCCCCAAGTGACCAGCAAGACAACCCTAGACACTCAAATCGTGGGGACTTGGACAATCCCAACTTGGAAGAATACACAGGCTGCTCACCTCTGGCCATGGTGTGTTCCTTCCCGCTCTGA